A region from the Prochlorococcus marinus XMU1408 genome encodes:
- a CDS encoding phosphoadenylyl-sulfate reductase codes for MQKESQDNYNYDLREANNFTQPFLVKSIDETSKDLEKLSAQDQLQWGYEQFDEKFVLTTSFGIQSAVLLHMTVLLKSINKPKVIWIDTGYLPKETYTYAEELTKLFELDLVVAQSPISPARMEALYGRLWETGVQKDLEKYHQMRKVEPLEKILTNLKVDCWASGVRKGQTKNRQSMSHIDYIRNRLTLRPLLKWTKKDIFYYMENNNLPQHPLFEKGFSTVGDWHSSEAENSNNKGRSTRFGGLSEECGIHLNT; via the coding sequence ATGCAGAAAGAATCCCAAGACAACTACAACTATGATTTGAGAGAAGCCAACAACTTTACTCAACCTTTTCTAGTGAAATCAATTGACGAGACGAGCAAAGATTTGGAAAAGCTTTCTGCTCAAGATCAACTGCAATGGGGTTATGAGCAATTTGATGAAAAATTTGTTTTAACAACTAGTTTTGGAATCCAATCAGCTGTCTTACTTCATATGACAGTGCTCTTGAAATCAATCAACAAGCCAAAAGTCATTTGGATTGATACTGGCTATCTACCAAAAGAAACTTATACCTATGCAGAAGAGTTAACAAAACTATTTGAATTAGATTTAGTAGTTGCCCAAAGTCCTATATCCCCAGCCAGAATGGAGGCCTTGTATGGTCGTCTTTGGGAAACAGGGGTACAAAAAGATCTTGAAAAATATCATCAGATGCGTAAGGTTGAACCTCTTGAAAAAATTTTGACCAACCTAAAAGTTGATTGCTGGGCTAGCGGAGTAAGAAAAGGTCAAACTAAAAATAGACAATCTATGTCACATATTGATTACATAAGAAATCGTTTAACTCTTCGACCACTGTTGAAATGGACTAAAAAAGATATTTTCTATTACATGGAAAACAATAATTTACCCCAACATCCATTATTTGAAAAAGGTTTTTCTACCGTAGGTGATTGGCATTCAAGCGAAGCAGAAAATAGTAATAATAAAGGTAGATCAACAAGATTTGGAGGACTTAGTGAAGAGTGTGGGATTCATCTCAACACAT
- a CDS encoding NAD(P)/FAD-dependent oxidoreductase: MDLNNLKSDPIVVVGGGFGGLSTVQALLAHSVGTPIILIDQSPRFLFKPFLYELLSGELQLWEVAPFYSALSTELGFIFLQECVAEVDEFERKLITSSGIELRYSQLVISTGLTTDFSVVEDLEEYAYGFSNLNDFQRIKQLITSINNSSTCLDPLVIAGAGPTGVELACKVADLVNNRVEIYLVDKGSKILSKSKSFNREKAIDEMARRNVKIYLDHHIKSVNESYIEISTEKNKSLKVNYSGLIWTAGLKPFPSKLLDPWLNENKKIIVNKFLQMNEFQNIFFLGDITFNEHDPFPSSAQVAMQQGFLTAQNIISLRKRKKLKSFEFEDLGEMLSLGIGNASITGYGITLAGPLAFEIRRLAYLIRIPGFSLSLKSTGSWLFSKKIINRLFSHYH; the protein is encoded by the coding sequence ATGGACTTGAACAATTTGAAATCTGACCCAATAGTTGTTGTAGGTGGTGGCTTTGGAGGACTTTCTACTGTCCAAGCTTTATTAGCTCACTCTGTTGGAACCCCAATCATCTTGATTGATCAAAGTCCTAGATTCCTGTTTAAGCCATTTCTGTATGAATTGTTAAGTGGTGAACTTCAATTATGGGAGGTAGCACCTTTCTATTCAGCTCTATCTACAGAACTAGGATTTATTTTTTTACAAGAATGTGTAGCTGAGGTTGATGAATTTGAACGAAAGTTAATTACTTCCTCCGGAATTGAATTGAGATACTCTCAACTGGTCATTAGCACAGGATTGACAACTGATTTTTCAGTTGTAGAAGACTTGGAAGAATATGCTTATGGTTTTTCTAATTTAAATGACTTTCAAAGAATTAAACAGTTGATAACTTCAATAAATAATTCTTCTACATGCTTAGATCCATTAGTGATTGCTGGAGCAGGCCCAACTGGTGTTGAGCTTGCATGCAAAGTTGCTGATTTAGTTAATAATCGAGTAGAAATATATTTAGTTGATAAAGGGAGCAAAATTTTATCAAAATCTAAATCTTTTAATCGAGAAAAAGCAATAGATGAAATGGCTAGGAGAAATGTAAAGATATACTTAGACCATCATATTAAGTCTGTAAATGAAAGTTATATAGAAATTTCAACTGAAAAAAATAAGTCATTAAAAGTTAATTATTCTGGCTTGATATGGACCGCAGGATTAAAGCCTTTTCCATCAAAATTATTAGATCCTTGGTTGAATGAAAATAAAAAGATCATAGTAAATAAATTCTTGCAAATGAATGAATTTCAAAATATTTTTTTTCTAGGAGATATTACATTTAATGAGCATGATCCCTTTCCTTCCTCGGCTCAAGTGGCAATGCAGCAGGGTTTTTTAACAGCTCAAAATATTATTTCTCTTAGAAAAAGAAAAAAACTTAAATCATTTGAATTTGAAGATCTTGGAGAGATGTTAAGCCTTGGCATTGGTAATGCATCTATCACAGGCTATGGAATCACTTTGGCAGGACCTCTTGCTTTTGAAATCAGACGTTTAGCGTATTTAATTAGAATACCTGGTTTTTCTCTATCTTTGAAATCCACAGGATCATGGCTATTTAGTAAAAAAATAATTAATCGTTTATTTTCTCATTATCATTAG
- a CDS encoding SLC13 family permease translates to MNEILTVLENPKAVITLAVLIIAVFLFVSSALAPELTGLLSVALLMATGVLSPQKALAGFGSPALITLMGLFAVSAALFKSGALDRLRELIASESIRTPRRLIALLGLVVAPVSGVVPNTPVVASLLPVIEAWCIKRKLSPSRVLLPLSFATVLGGTLTLLGSSVNLLVSDISDQLGYGSFDLFTFTAIGVPIWLFGTAYMLLAPQSLLPDRGRISSEYGGSSDQTVYFTEVTIPSDSELVGHSLRNSRLQRRFDVDVLEIQRENERLLPPLADRIIQSSDRLLIRITRADLLRLKQEHTVQLNKNLNIEKNFFLPNIDAGQKTVEVLLPAGSTLAGASLRELRFRQRHNATVLALRRGQQTVQERLGQAILREGDVLLLQAPRDSIRGLQDSNDLLVLDQFENDLPTVTRKPIAIGIAIAMLIIPSITDLPLVASVLMAVIGMVWGGCLRPAEVQRSIRLDVILLLGSLSSFSVAMQNTGLADAFANALIFILQDLPTYTSLLVIFLSTTIFTQFVSNAASVALLAPIAVQLAPSMGLPPLALLITVLFGASQSFLTPMGYQTNLMVFGPGRYQFLDVTRYGAGLTILMTFLVPGLILLKYSIS, encoded by the coding sequence ATGAATGAGATATTAACTGTTTTAGAGAATCCTAAAGCTGTCATAACTTTGGCAGTATTGATTATTGCAGTTTTTTTATTTGTAAGTAGTGCTCTAGCTCCTGAATTAACAGGACTTTTGAGTGTTGCATTGTTGATGGCCACAGGAGTTTTGTCTCCTCAAAAAGCATTGGCTGGCTTTGGTAGCCCTGCTTTAATTACACTGATGGGTTTATTTGCTGTTTCTGCAGCACTTTTTAAAAGTGGTGCCCTTGATCGTTTAAGAGAGTTAATTGCTTCTGAAAGTATTCGTACCCCTCGGAGATTGATAGCTTTACTTGGATTAGTTGTTGCTCCCGTCTCAGGCGTGGTCCCTAATACTCCTGTTGTGGCTTCTCTTTTACCAGTAATCGAGGCTTGGTGTATTAAACGAAAATTATCCCCATCGCGTGTGTTACTACCACTATCGTTCGCGACAGTTTTGGGTGGAACCTTAACTCTTTTGGGGAGTTCAGTAAATTTGTTGGTAAGCGATATTAGTGATCAACTTGGCTACGGCTCTTTTGATTTGTTTACTTTTACGGCAATAGGAGTCCCTATATGGCTATTTGGGACAGCGTATATGTTGTTAGCCCCTCAATCTCTATTGCCTGATCGAGGGAGAATTAGCTCAGAATATGGAGGGAGTTCGGATCAGACTGTCTATTTTACTGAGGTCACAATCCCTTCTGATTCAGAACTTGTAGGACATTCATTGAGAAATAGTCGCTTACAGAGACGATTTGATGTGGATGTTTTAGAAATACAACGAGAGAATGAGAGACTTTTACCCCCTTTGGCTGATCGGATAATTCAATCAAGTGATCGCTTGTTGATAAGGATTACTCGTGCAGATCTTTTGCGTTTAAAACAAGAACATACTGTTCAGTTAAATAAAAACTTAAATATTGAGAAAAATTTTTTTCTGCCCAATATTGATGCAGGGCAAAAAACAGTAGAGGTTCTTTTACCAGCTGGCTCAACGTTGGCTGGCGCGAGTTTGCGTGAATTGCGATTTAGACAAAGACACAATGCGACTGTTTTAGCCTTAAGACGAGGGCAGCAAACTGTTCAAGAAAGGCTGGGACAAGCAATTCTAAGAGAGGGAGACGTATTACTACTTCAAGCTCCTAGAGATTCAATTAGAGGATTACAGGACAGCAATGACTTACTTGTTTTGGATCAATTTGAGAATGATCTGCCAACTGTTACTAGAAAACCAATAGCAATTGGTATCGCTATCGCTATGTTGATTATACCTTCAATCACCGACTTGCCTTTAGTCGCTTCTGTTCTAATGGCTGTAATCGGGATGGTGTGGGGTGGATGTTTGAGGCCCGCAGAGGTTCAAAGATCAATTCGACTTGATGTCATTCTTTTACTTGGATCCCTTTCTAGTTTTAGTGTCGCAATGCAAAACACTGGTCTCGCTGATGCTTTTGCTAATGCTTTAATTTTTATATTGCAAGACTTACCTACTTACACTTCTTTATTAGTAATTTTTCTTTCAACCACAATATTTACTCAATTTGTCAGTAATGCTGCCTCAGTAGCTCTTTTGGCCCCCATAGCTGTTCAATTGGCGCCTAGCATGGGGCTACCCCCATTGGCTTTATTGATAACAGTCCTTTTTGGCGCTAGTCAATCTTTTCTCACCCCTATGGGTTATCAGACAAACTTAATGGTATTTGGCCCTGGGCGTTATCAGTTTTTAGACGTCACGAGATACGGAGCTGGGTTGACAATTTTGATGACGTTTCTAGTTCCTGGGTTAATTTTACTAAAGTATAGTATCTCTTAA
- a CDS encoding TrkH family potassium uptake protein, which yields MSIRKDSYRRLTVPQFTVATGLLVVTFGTLLLATPFCSNENVGLWEALFTATSAVTVTGLSIIDVGIDLTFFGQIILAIMLLIGGLGLMAITTFLQGFIVSGTELKTRLDRGKTLDEFGVGGVGKTFQGIAITATILISLGAITLYFFGFNNITNSSERIWAAIFHSISAYNNAGFSLWTNSLQDYRNNLVVNIVLIILIILGGFGWRVTNDIWINRRSLKLRNLSLHTRLVIRSSFILVSLGLFGLIFTESLARGSFFSLINFDDRILTALFTSVSARTAGFTNLPISIESVSDSGLLLMMFLMFIGASPGGTGGGIKTTTIAALMAATRATLRGQNEIIIRNRQISDKVVLKAVGITVGSLLFVLIMALLLSLSNGFNSGVNFSFLEMLFTCISAFATVGFDLGVTSELGHFGQLILIIGMFVGRLGILLFLSALWQALYKSKLQHRNRVGYPREDLYV from the coding sequence GTGAGTATTAGGAAAGACTCTTACAGAAGGCTTACGGTTCCACAATTCACTGTGGCGACTGGTTTACTAGTGGTTACTTTTGGAACATTATTGTTAGCTACACCTTTTTGCTCTAATGAAAATGTAGGTTTATGGGAGGCATTATTTACTGCAACTTCTGCTGTGACAGTAACTGGGTTATCAATTATTGATGTAGGAATAGATTTAACATTTTTTGGGCAAATTATTTTAGCGATTATGTTATTGATAGGCGGTCTAGGCCTAATGGCAATCACTACATTTTTGCAGGGATTTATTGTTAGTGGAACAGAATTAAAAACACGTCTGGATAGAGGAAAAACTCTGGATGAGTTTGGAGTTGGTGGTGTAGGTAAAACTTTTCAGGGGATAGCTATAACAGCAACTATATTAATAAGTTTGGGTGCAATTACTTTATACTTTTTTGGCTTTAATAATATAACTAATTCAAGTGAAAGGATATGGGCGGCAATATTTCATAGTATTTCAGCTTATAATAACGCTGGTTTTAGTTTATGGACAAATAGCTTACAAGATTATAGAAACAATCTGGTGGTAAATATTGTCTTGATCATTTTAATAATATTGGGTGGTTTTGGATGGAGAGTGACAAATGATATCTGGATAAATCGTAGGTCTTTAAAATTAAGAAATCTAAGTCTTCATACACGCTTAGTTATTAGATCCTCTTTCATATTAGTTTCACTTGGCTTATTCGGATTAATTTTTACTGAATCATTAGCTCGGGGTAGCTTCTTTTCGTTAATTAATTTTGATGATCGTATATTAACTGCACTATTTACATCTGTTAGTGCGCGAACTGCAGGATTTACTAATTTACCTATTTCAATTGAGAGTGTTTCAGATTCTGGTCTTCTTTTGATGATGTTTCTGATGTTTATAGGAGCAAGCCCTGGTGGTACAGGAGGAGGAATAAAGACCACAACTATTGCTGCGTTAATGGCGGCTACCAGAGCAACACTACGTGGCCAAAATGAAATTATTATTCGTAATCGTCAGATATCTGACAAAGTAGTTCTTAAAGCTGTTGGAATAACAGTTGGTTCATTATTATTTGTATTAATTATGGCCCTATTATTAAGTTTGAGTAATGGATTTAATAGTGGAGTGAATTTTTCATTTTTAGAAATGCTTTTTACGTGTATTTCTGCCTTCGCAACGGTAGGGTTTGATCTTGGTGTGACATCTGAGTTAGGTCACTTTGGCCAATTAATACTTATTATTGGCATGTTTGTTGGCAGATTAGGCATCCTTTTATTCTTGAGCGCGTTATGGCAAGCTCTTTATAAAAGCAAGCTTCAACATCGGAATCGAGTTGGCTACCCGAGGGAAGATCTCTATGTTTAA
- a CDS encoding potassium channel family protein: MSDWWQWSPKKGDQKLGFAVVGIGRFGSAVCRELLRNGADVLAVDASEKAIEELRQLEPTIEARVVDSTDEESMKEAGVLEMGTVVVGISEPIEASITTTLIAKDTDGSLVKQVIARATSDLHEKMLKRVGADRVVFPSRMQGERLGLELVRPNLIERLELDDKTGIDEIKVPEAFIGRSLRDLNLRKNYFVNVLAAGPAQLLTVNPPAKYILEKDHVLVVMGSMEDLQKLPQT, encoded by the coding sequence ATGAGTGATTGGTGGCAATGGTCTCCAAAAAAAGGAGATCAGAAACTAGGTTTTGCTGTAGTAGGAATAGGTCGTTTTGGGAGTGCAGTATGCAGAGAGTTATTGAGAAATGGTGCAGATGTTTTGGCTGTTGATGCATCAGAGAAGGCAATTGAAGAATTACGTCAATTAGAGCCAACAATTGAAGCGAGAGTAGTGGACTCTACTGATGAAGAATCTATGAAAGAAGCGGGTGTCCTTGAAATGGGGACTGTAGTAGTAGGTATTAGTGAGCCAATTGAGGCAAGTATTACGACAACACTTATTGCAAAAGATACGGATGGAAGTTTGGTGAAGCAGGTTATTGCACGAGCAACAAGTGATCTGCACGAAAAAATGCTAAAACGAGTTGGTGCTGATCGAGTTGTTTTCCCCTCAAGAATGCAAGGGGAAAGATTAGGTTTGGAATTGGTAAGACCGAATTTGATTGAAAGATTAGAACTCGATGATAAAACTGGCATTGATGAGATCAAAGTACCTGAGGCCTTTATTGGACGTTCTCTAAGAGATTTGAATCTTAGAAAGAATTATTTTGTTAATGTTTTAGCCGCTGGTCCAGCTCAACTACTAACGGTCAATCCTCCTGCTAAATATATTTTAGAAAAAGATCATGTTCTTGTAGTTATGGGTTCAATGGAAGATCTGCAAAAGCTTCCTCAAACTTAA
- a CDS encoding anhydro-N-acetylmuramic acid kinase encodes MRVLGLMSGTSADGIDAVLVEFKGDPSKPKWKILNTGSYEYPSSTRDKIIKVGQGLKISSKDWLELAEEITELNAFAAKACDPNSTAEVVGCHGQTVFHRSVKNSQRGGTLQILLGPLLSKILDKIVIYDFRSNDIASGGHGAPLVAIVDEALVGRLFGWRGILNLGGIANLTIIPPKTGIDKTSKCLGWDCGPANSLMDLAIQESTNSSSQFDQNGLLASLGTPKLNIIEKWLKEPFFHLEPPRSTGREQFGFQDLQIRKKEVGNISKEDLLSTLATFTTSIIAQDLDNLYRTKKIRLIELLIAGGGTRNLFLMKQLQKQCCGIYVRHINEIGIPFQYREALAFATLSWWNLLGKRFNPKYITGADKSMLFGVRIDP; translated from the coding sequence ATGCGTGTTTTGGGTTTGATGAGTGGTACTAGTGCAGATGGAATAGATGCAGTTTTAGTTGAGTTTAAAGGTGATCCTTCAAAGCCAAAATGGAAAATTTTGAATACAGGTTCTTATGAATATCCATCATCAACTAGAGACAAAATTATAAAAGTTGGTCAAGGATTAAAAATTAGCAGTAAAGATTGGCTTGAGTTGGCTGAGGAAATTACTGAATTAAATGCTTTTGCTGCAAAAGCTTGTGACCCTAATTCAACTGCAGAGGTTGTTGGATGTCATGGTCAAACAGTATTTCATAGAAGTGTAAAAAACTCTCAAAGAGGAGGAACTCTTCAAATCCTTTTAGGACCATTGCTTTCAAAAATTTTAGATAAAATTGTTATTTATGATTTTAGATCAAACGATATCGCCTCGGGTGGTCATGGTGCTCCTTTGGTAGCGATAGTGGATGAGGCTTTAGTTGGAAGATTATTTGGTTGGAGAGGAATTCTTAATCTTGGAGGAATTGCGAATCTCACCATTATTCCACCAAAAACTGGAATTGATAAAACCTCGAAGTGTTTAGGATGGGATTGTGGACCGGCTAACTCTCTAATGGATTTAGCTATTCAAGAAAGTACTAATTCATCTTCTCAATTTGATCAGAATGGGTTATTAGCATCACTTGGGACACCTAAATTAAATATCATTGAAAAATGGTTAAAGGAACCTTTTTTTCATTTAGAACCTCCTCGTTCTACTGGAAGAGAGCAATTTGGTTTTCAAGATTTACAAATAAGAAAAAAGGAAGTGGGTAATATCTCAAAAGAAGATCTACTATCAACACTCGCTACGTTCACTACTTCAATAATTGCTCAAGATTTGGATAATCTTTATAGGACAAAAAAAATACGTTTAATTGAACTTTTGATTGCTGGCGGTGGTACTAGGAATTTATTTTTAATGAAACAATTACAGAAACAATGTTGTGGTATTTATGTTCGTCACATTAATGAAATTGGAATTCCATTTCAATATAGAGAAGCTTTGGCTTTTGCAACTTTATCTTGGTGGAATTTATTAGGCAAAAGATTTAATCCTAAATACATTACAGGAGCAGATAAATCTATGCTTTTTGGAGTAAGAATTGATCCTTAA
- a CDS encoding ribbon-helix-helix domain-containing protein has protein sequence MATRQNSSNGKQKSPRIQVVLPEDLCDQLSELAKQESRTVSNMAKVLIQEGVKRHEIRGNSESSEIENKKVSTQSFINALEKQKTQRLKGVPKRLKFKRN, from the coding sequence ATGGCTACTCGTCAAAATTCATCTAACGGGAAACAAAAGTCGCCACGTATTCAAGTTGTGCTGCCTGAAGATTTATGTGATCAATTATCAGAGTTAGCAAAACAAGAATCTAGAACTGTGAGCAATATGGCGAAAGTTTTAATACAGGAAGGAGTTAAGCGTCACGAAATCAGAGGGAATTCAGAATCTAGTGAAATAGAAAATAAAAAAGTTTCAACTCAAAGTTTTATCAATGCGTTAGAAAAGCAAAAAACACAAAGATTAAAGGGTGTTCCTAAAAGATTAAAGTTTAAAAGAAATTAA
- a CDS encoding ABC-F family ATP-binding cassette domain-containing protein — protein sequence MLRLEKISKIYPTGEVLKNISWEIKNGERIGLVGVNGAGKSTQLKIIAGLEEATDGSLITEGDPSIAYLKQEFDVDIARTVREELFEAFQEASDLLHKQKLIQEKMESELASQDSDYLNSLIKELSVIQSKFESINGYDLESKIEKLLPNIGFNQKDAGRLVGDFSGGWQMRIALGKILLQSPDLLLLDEPTNHLDLETIEWLENYLLNQKVAMVIVSHDRSFLDKVCTKIVNTERGQSKSYLGNYTSYIQQRDFEVESTRAAYEKQQKDIQVQKAYIERFRASATRSTQAKSREKLLDKVDKISAPESSLKGPLFKFMDAPRSGKEVLNINDLTHSYEDNILFLGADLEVEPGERIAFLGENGSGKSTLLRLIMGLEEADEGSIELGKYNVFPSYFEQNQAEALELEKTVIETINECVPSWTQTQVRSLLGSFGLINDSVFKEVSQISGGEKARLALALMIIKPSNLLILDEPTNHLDIPSKQMLEKALSDYNGTALIVSHDRYFISKVANKIVEIRDGQLIKYRGDYKYYKEKKIEEKREKEKELKLADLERKRLANREKQRKRKKLRKK from the coding sequence GTGTTGCGACTTGAGAAAATTAGTAAGATTTATCCCACTGGGGAAGTTTTAAAAAATATCAGTTGGGAAATAAAAAATGGTGAGAGAATTGGGCTCGTTGGAGTTAATGGAGCGGGAAAATCCACACAATTAAAAATTATTGCTGGATTGGAAGAGGCAACTGATGGATCTTTGATTACTGAAGGAGATCCATCTATTGCATATTTAAAACAGGAATTTGATGTTGATATTGCAAGAACTGTTAGAGAAGAGTTGTTTGAGGCATTTCAAGAAGCATCTGATTTGCTTCATAAGCAAAAGTTAATTCAAGAAAAAATGGAATCTGAATTAGCTTCTCAAGATTCAGATTATTTGAATTCACTTATTAAAGAATTAAGTGTTATTCAAAGTAAATTTGAATCGATAAATGGTTATGATTTAGAGTCTAAAATTGAAAAACTTTTACCAAATATTGGTTTTAATCAAAAAGATGCAGGAAGGTTAGTAGGTGACTTTTCTGGTGGTTGGCAGATGAGAATAGCTTTAGGAAAAATTCTCCTGCAAAGTCCTGATTTATTGTTATTAGATGAACCAACTAATCATTTAGATTTAGAGACTATCGAATGGCTAGAGAACTATTTACTTAATCAGAAAGTAGCAATGGTAATTGTTAGTCATGATAGATCTTTTCTAGATAAAGTCTGTACAAAAATTGTTAATACAGAGCGAGGTCAATCTAAAAGTTATTTAGGAAATTATACATCATATATTCAACAGAGAGATTTTGAAGTAGAATCAACAAGAGCTGCATATGAAAAACAGCAAAAGGATATTCAAGTTCAAAAGGCATATATAGAAAGATTTAGAGCGAGCGCTACAAGAAGTACACAAGCTAAAAGTAGAGAAAAGTTATTAGATAAAGTTGATAAAATATCAGCACCTGAGAGTAGCTTAAAAGGACCTTTATTTAAATTTATGGATGCACCTCGCTCTGGTAAGGAAGTATTAAATATTAATGATTTAACTCATAGTTATGAAGATAATATTTTATTTTTAGGAGCTGATTTAGAGGTTGAACCTGGTGAAAGAATAGCTTTTTTGGGAGAAAATGGTTCTGGTAAATCTACTTTACTTAGATTAATTATGGGTTTAGAAGAGGCGGACGAAGGATCTATCGAATTAGGTAAATATAATGTTTTCCCTAGCTATTTTGAACAAAATCAGGCGGAAGCATTAGAGTTAGAAAAAACAGTAATTGAGACAATTAATGAATGTGTTCCAAGTTGGACGCAAACTCAGGTAAGGTCTTTATTAGGTAGCTTTGGATTAATCAATGATTCTGTTTTTAAGGAGGTTAGTCAAATAAGTGGAGGAGAAAAAGCAAGACTTGCTTTAGCTTTAATGATTATTAAACCATCAAATTTGTTAATACTTGATGAACCTACTAATCATTTGGATATACCTTCAAAGCAAATGTTAGAAAAGGCCTTATCTGATTATAATGGCACTGCATTAATAGTTTCTCATGATAGATATTTTATTTCAAAAGTTGCCAATAAGATAGTTGAAATACGTGATGGTCAGTTAATAAAGTACAGAGGTGATTACAAATATTATAAAGAGAAAAAAATAGAAGAAAAAAGAGAAAAAGAAAAAGAATTAAAATTAGCAGATCTTGAAAGAAAAAGGTTAGCTAATAGAGAAAAACAAAGAAAAAGAAAAAAACTTCGAAAAAAATAA
- a CDS encoding trypsin-like peptidase domain-containing protein: MNRLDITSLLIRATTIHQKKYLKILVLFVFFAFNFQFNPSVKSGEASLAAAQNLKQQSFVSKALTISGNAVVTIETERKVISSREGVFPPGILNDPYFERFFGLKGLQIPRSRIERGQGSGVIFSKKGLVLTNAHVIENTDQLIVGLSDGRRVIGKVVGQDSLTDLAVIQLKEKGPWPTAPLGDSDQLKVGDWAIAVGNPFGLENTVTLGIISNLNRDVAQLGISDKRIDLIQTDAAINPGNSGGPLLNSFGEVIGINTLVRTGPGAGLGFAIPINRARKIAKDLITTGRANHPMIGVTLSSNIKQKSNFLSQRENGAIIKYVTPNGPAEKGGLKINDLIISINNEKIKTPADVVEKINQNDLKSTLRIKIVRENAEYFKIIKPIDIYELEL, from the coding sequence ATGAATAGATTAGATATAACAAGCCTTTTAATAAGGGCTACAACAATTCACCAAAAAAAATATCTTAAAATTCTTGTTTTATTTGTATTTTTTGCTTTTAACTTCCAATTTAATCCTTCGGTTAAGTCTGGTGAAGCTTCGCTAGCAGCAGCACAAAATTTAAAACAACAATCTTTTGTATCAAAAGCACTTACTATTAGTGGAAATGCTGTTGTCACAATTGAAACCGAGCGAAAAGTTATATCTTCACGAGAAGGAGTATTCCCTCCAGGTATCTTGAATGATCCATATTTTGAACGATTCTTTGGTCTAAAAGGACTCCAAATTCCAAGATCAAGAATTGAAAGAGGCCAAGGAAGTGGAGTGATTTTTTCTAAGAAAGGTCTTGTCTTAACAAATGCACATGTCATAGAAAACACTGATCAACTCATAGTAGGTTTATCAGACGGACGAAGAGTGATAGGAAAGGTGGTTGGACAAGATTCTTTAACTGATCTTGCAGTAATTCAGCTTAAAGAAAAAGGTCCATGGCCAACAGCTCCACTAGGTGATTCAGATCAACTAAAAGTTGGTGATTGGGCCATTGCAGTGGGGAATCCTTTTGGACTTGAAAATACCGTTACGCTTGGAATAATTAGTAATCTAAATAGAGATGTCGCCCAATTAGGCATATCAGACAAAAGGATCGATTTAATCCAAACTGATGCTGCAATTAATCCAGGTAATTCTGGAGGTCCACTATTAAATTCTTTTGGGGAAGTAATTGGAATTAATACTCTTGTTCGTACAGGGCCAGGGGCAGGATTAGGTTTTGCAATACCAATCAATAGAGCCAGGAAAATCGCAAAAGATTTAATCACAACTGGCAGGGCTAACCATCCAATGATAGGTGTAACACTTTCAAGTAATATCAAACAAAAAAGTAATTTTCTTTCCCAAAGAGAAAATGGGGCAATTATTAAATATGTGACACCCAATGGACCTGCTGAAAAAGGTGGATTAAAAATTAATGATCTAATAATTTCAATTAATAATGAGAAAATCAAGACTCCAGCGGATGTGGTAGAAAAAATTAACCAGAATGATTTGAAATCAACTCTAAGGATTAAAATAGTTAGGGAAAATGCTGAGTATTTTAAAATTATTAAACCTATTGATATCTATGAGCTTGAATTATAA
- a CDS encoding DUF2973 domain-containing protein, whose protein sequence is MLSNFLPFLYGLSVFVLLILAARIMLNGFFTGQPSKTKNAFSNERSDDRTGLVTIHPEILNKDGDITDEDLLTVRFSKDTDHPQSYEKPSE, encoded by the coding sequence ATGTTGAGCAATTTCTTACCTTTTTTATATGGTCTTTCAGTTTTTGTGTTGTTGATTTTGGCTGCAAGAATAATGCTGAATGGTTTTTTTACAGGTCAACCTTCAAAGACTAAAAATGCATTTTCAAACGAAAGAAGTGACGATCGAACAGGTTTAGTTACTATTCATCCTGAGATATTAAACAAAGATGGTGACATTACTGATGAAGATTTGCTCACAGTTCGTTTTTCAAAGGACACTGATCACCCACAATCATATGAAAAGCCTTCTGAATAA
- a CDS encoding chlorophyll a/b-binding protein, with translation MKDNFEPRYGFVNFAEIWNGRLAMMGILIGLTTELLTGQGILTQMGIG, from the coding sequence ATGAAAGATAACTTCGAACCTCGTTATGGATTTGTCAATTTTGCTGAAATATGGAATGGTAGGTTAGCCATGATGGGAATATTAATAGGTTTAACTACTGAGCTTTTAACTGGTCAGGGGATTTTAACTCAGATGGGAATCGGTTAA